aaaggccaAAGAAGGCTACAAACGAAGGCCAGGGCATACCCCGGGCCACTAAAAAACCAGAGGCGACAACACATCAACAATCACTCTCTGggccaaaaaaaggaaaaaagaagcaaggcgaaagaaaacaaaacatatgTACAGTATAAATGTTCTGGCCAGAAGAGAAACAAAACCATCTCCTGATGGCAAGGGAAAGAGAAGGATCTCTGACAGTCCAACGACTGATAAACCAACAAACCCAGATGAGCTGGGAatgaaagaagaatgaagaagaagcactGGAGGGCTGGCACCATAGATGAGGCGCCAAGGATATCGCAACCTGCCTCCAAAGCAACACATCTCAACGGGGATGAGAGGTCTGGTCTCGCGGAAGTCTCCAAACGTGATGAAGCGCATGACTCTGAAGggttaattacactttggccatTTGTTTATTCCAAATGTCATTTCGGCCCTTTCCATAacacccctgatctttccaatacTATTATTAAGATCCATAAGTTTTGtactcttcatttctttctctaagtttttgaaaaactatcattttgacctctctcgggcaaaattagtaaattatacttaggcccgattgattgatttgaccctaagttttttcctttcaacccaaaatctctcaagggttgttctatatataaaatctaagtcctcaaaacactcctttgacttttcaaaagtTTCCTATGTCGTTTCGATTTTTTAGCCTGATCCacaactataccgaaaatcattcctgatccaacttcttttgacaCCTAAAATCAGGCCTCGAATCACTCGTCAATAATATTCCTTTTTCCTTAAATATCTAGGGTCTGGGGCACTCCTTGCGGTCGATTCGGTCATTTAAAActgtgatagtgtaccctatagccccactctttcaaaaatttcacttatacccttcataaaatttcatttataacCTTAAGAATTTTTCGGGTATTACAAAAGTTAATTCATGTAAATGATCTTACAAGCTCTTTCCATCTCTATCGTGATATAGTAACGACTTCTGATGTATATTTGtcaaatataaatcacatgtaaTGTCAAGAATATATTTTGATGCATCATAAAAGTAACAATCATAGCCATAAATCAAATgcactttaaaatttaaatggagtttttggaaaaaaaaaaacgttcaACTTGTTGTGCTTagattaattttcttgatttacGTGCTATGCTCAAAGTAGGTATCTAATTAACCATGAGttgtgctatttgtacagaataAGTTTTACAAATTGATTTACAGGTGTGATATATCACGAtaaattagtgatattttgaaTATAGATTGGAGTAAtttatctcaataaattaaACCTAAATGAAAATAGGGACACAGAAGGCGGGAAAGGAGAAATCAGCCATACACCTCTTTCTCCACTAGCAAAGCTGTCATTCTCCATCGGTGAACACCCAAACTAACCAACCATCGACGAAGCCACCATTCTCCACCGACGACACAAAAAGCAGGACAAACTACTTCCTCCACAACCCTTTCCTCGATGACGAGCCGTAGTGCCACCCATAACTTTTTATGTAATACCCAATCACCTCCCTTCTTAAGAAACCATACCTATATTCATCTCCCTCTTTCCAATTCTTTTCTCTATCCATCCTtaatttgttctattttttgGGTGAGTATCCATGGGAAGAGCCATCAAGCTTAGAGATCTAATAGGAATGGTAAAGTACAAAGCTTCACTATCCAAGATGAAGACAAACAGAAAGAAAGGCTCTTATCCACTTCTAGGGTCCTGAGTTTCTTCCTCTCCTCATCTTCATCCATAGTTGAGAAAGACAAATAGGAATAGAGGTTTGCATCGTTCATGAACGTAGAAAGACGATTGGGACGACGGTGTTAGGAAAATGAGAGGCAGTTGGGGCCGAAAGACGATGGCAAGTGGGGGCGCCGTTATTTTCGTGAGGGAGAACGAGAAAAAGTTGGTTGTGTGAGACAGAAAAAGGGAGAAAGATAATTTTGGATCATTTATCACAAGGgcaaaataataattcaattgtCTTGATAAATCAATTTGTAAAATTCTCTACAAATCACATAACTCAATTAACCATTACAAGATTGTCCAAAATtaacttcatattttttttttttcgcatcTCCACGTGCTTGCATGCGCTAGTCACTCGTCGCCTTTGTTGTGCCCGAATGGATCACGCGTCTTCTCCAGCACAATGCTTCCTTTTGCAGACTTCCAAAGTTTCTGAAATTTTCAACTTAGGTCCTCTTAAGTTTGCAGAATTCCTGTCAGGCCCTCCCTAGGTCTTTTTGAACTAAACGTGCTCCCAAAGTGAATTCTTAACTAAATTTCAGCACCTTAGGTTTCCAAAATTGTGTTTTTTActcttttaatttcaaattatattatcaagacccaaattaaaaattatcaaaaacacaatttttagGATCTTGTgctattatcattttttttccgtatcttaaaaaaattatggaaacattcataaaaattttccTAGTTTGGAGAGATTATGAAAGTGTCCCTAAAGAATGTAACGATTACTATGGGTAActtataaaaagtttaaaattactaaaatacccttctGAGCCGTCTCTTGAGAAATcctcatttctttcaaattctttctcatttctttcaaaatatttgaggtGGTATTGCACATGCAGCGgcgcaaatatatatatagatacaaaCATACACACTtgtatttaaacattttaatattttgctccactttatttaaacactttaaTGCATACACTTGATATTATCGTCCTTACGCGGTGTCCCACCACTAATGTCTTCAATTTTGATAGAAGAGgtaaattttaagtaaatgttttACCTCATTGTGTAGGACAAAAAATTCAAGTCACGATCTATTAGTGCGAATCCCAACTTAATACGTACAtttatatttaaacatttcaggcaatatttattgaaatagataagataaaattctattaaaataacttatttataaattttaagataatttatttaaagaaagaaagataaatttatctagaaagtTTGAAATAAGaactcacataatttttttataaattaatttaataaatataataaaaatatttttatttaaaatattttttatatttttttatttatatcttaattaacaaacactatctaaggggtgtttgttaaccaagataagagggagaaaatgtcagatatgggaagcatttcggatgtttggtctttccaacatgtttgttaagcttatctgacTATTTTCGGAAAAggcctcacgtgacctcttatctccccctttcaagataaatttatccgacctccccctcaaataaatttatttggctctttcaagataagtctcaattacttatctaccccttgtaagatagttaatgccatttaatgcattttaaagatttaaatttattaaaaaaatttatttattttactcttataattaatattatttaatatatttttaaattattatatgttttgacaatttttaaaatttaaatgacattattcattttattaatttttaaaatttaaatttctctctctctatatatattttattaactaatataattcctttcattaatttttaaattattttatttaattttatattttattatctattatgaaaatatgttttggctatttttaattatgtaggtggaattattgtaattctaacaattattatttatacttttcaactctttttaaatttatttttgaacatgaatttaaaataaaatattatttttaattttaatcttaatttttttgacaattcatattaatcataaaatactattttaatcataaatttggtaataagaatattttagtaaaaaactcttatcttagTACTTATCAAATGTATTAACAAATACATGACAAGAAAAAGTACAGTTACCaatagattctaaaaaatttaacaaatagtctgatataaatcttggaatgcttcacgaccttattttgaccattccatatcttgatccaaaaatatctaaatcttatcttaatactaccttatcttattcattttaacaaacactattaAAAGAATATGGATACCCTTTCATGGTTAATGTTTTGGTTCAACTTCTCCTGTTACTTTAAAAAATGATCAAAGTACACTTatatatttaaacaatttatctcccccttcttatttttccttctctatttttttttttctttttttggatgGATGGATCTTtacagcagcaacaacaacaattagtTATTCACTAGAGCAATGATGACAATAAAGTTGGAATTATCGGAGAGAGGTTATTTTTCTGGtaactattaaaattaaaatttatagacatttaaaatttaaatttatagatAGATAATTATTACTTAAACTTATAAAGTAGAAATagtacatatatttatttaaaaactaatgaagAAAATCAGCAATGGAGAGCGAGCACCGAGCCACCCCCACCCCTGACTTCAACAGCAACACGGCACCTGGCCCGACTCTCCACCCGGTGCGTCAACAACCGCAAAACCCTCACTCTCCCGCTCACCTCCATCCTCGTCTCTatctccatcatcatcatcttctgatCTCCTCCTCCGCCGCCGCTGCCCAGGGGAAGGGGGTACCTCTCCACATCGAACTTGGCGGACATGCGCTGGGTGCGGCCGCCGTCGATCTGCCCCGCGGGGATGAAGACCAGCCCCACTTGCCTGCCGGAGTGGAGGAGGCGGAGCGAGCTGTCGTAGTGCGTGAAGGCGTCGCGGTTTGGGTTGGTCACCGACACGTACTGGAAGAAGGTGAAGTTCGCGGTGCCGTTGGAGGAGGAGAAGGTCGGGAGTTGCACGGCTTCGACGGCGATTCTCGGGTTCTTGGGcttgaagaggaagaaaaagacggTCGTGCCGGCGGTGATGAGGAAGAGCAAGAAAACTGTGGCCACCATGCACGATGCTAGGTTTCTGCTTCCTCTTTCAGGTGTTCTATGGTAAGGAGGTTCGTGCATTTCGATATCTCTGCTTTCGTCGTATGTacagggagggagggagaaggcaaggaaaaggaaaagggtaAGTGAggagggagagaagaaagaaaaaattgggtGGCATTGAATGGACTTTTGCATGCATCATCTGCAACTCAATGGAAAGGGATTTGAGATTTTGCCACGTGGATTCTGGGGGAAAGCATTTCGTGGGTTCGAAGATGAAGCATCAGATGAGGTGGAACGATTTGATATGCAGTAGTACTTTCCagtgttttaaataataaaacaaaatgatccTTTATATTAGGctttttgtcaaaaatatttagaaattgtttttaaattaatagtaataataataataataataataataataataataataatagaataaaggGGAGAAAGTGCAAGGGCGAGTTGAGAGGACGGATGATGGATCATGAATGGGAGGTGGGTGGTGGGTCATGGTTGGGTTGATGCTTGCAATTTCGGGTTGAGAATTTGTTAAGATGGGATTGGGTGGGCGTTGGGGATTTAGAGATAGGGTAAAGCAGACGTTTGGAATAATtgcatatcttttttttttttttttttaaagtttgaattGGATGCCATGGCATTGCCATTTGCCAAGCAAGGAGGAtgatcaaaaaaagaaaagatggcCGGAGCCCACGTAATGACCAGAAGACAAACGAGTGTTACGTATTCTATTCTGTTCTATTCTACCAAGTTGTTCTAATATGTCCAATAATTACTTTCTGGTTGAGGGGCAACAGCTGCCGGCAAAAAGAACCACCCCCATCGCTACAGCCTAAATGAGTGTGCTCATGCGCCTGCCTGATAATACACATGGTGTGTTTGCCTTACCCTTTTTGTTCagtaattttaagttatttagcTTTTAGTCatttggataaatatatttttaaaatatcaatcatataattatttatttaatttaaaagaattaataagttattttgataaaaagacaaaaataaatatgttaaattatgtaaataaaatttataaaaatattaaatatattaatttaatatacattaaaatatattatatatatatatagtgaacaAAAGAGACGACAACAACGAGAGATGGTTGCAATGGCAATGGGTTAGAGTCGATGGACTAAGGTGACAGCAATAGAGGACGTACGATGCAGGTAGATGACGGACAATAGATGATAGAATGATGATGGCAATGATGATGATAACGGCGATAGAGATGGGTCTGATAACGACGACGACAGAGAAAATAGATGAATGAAGAAAAAGTAAGAGttgaaaatatgtattttgtttgaagGTAAATTAGATATTTTCTTGATCAACACAAAAAGTTTCTAAGAACTTATTTGAAAAAGATAGGAGGGAGAAGGGGGCAGGTTTTCTCAAATGCCGTTGGAAGAGATTATAAGTAACATAGCGTTTTAACTTCTTAAATATTGCCAAATGTGCCAAAAAAATAAGCTGCATAACCTATAAGTTAATTCAATAACTTATAAGGGGTCAAAccggtaagccaaacaccccacAATTGTTTCATTTCAAGTTTAACCAAAACAGAAACCAACCAAACCAAATGGCTGCCTTGACTCAGAACCTTGGCTGTATTCAATAAGTATTACTTTTAACATATAATAGAAGTATCATGCCATATGAAGAGTAATTTGACAATTGAATCCAGATGGGAATGGGAAGTCATTGTTCAACCTCCTCAAAACTTATTTGGAGTTAATTCCTAAAGAATCGAGAATAAAACAGGACTTACAATACAAGACCCTAGCACTGGGACGAAGATATACATACAAGACATATATGCCTAAACCCAGATGCTGCCTCAGGTCTTCATTTGGCTATCTCATCAAGGCGTTGATCCATGATCCGAGCCACCGATTCCAGGAATGTAGATTCGGTTGTGCCCGGGAGCATGGAAGCCAACGCTTCCTGCACAATCTCCTCAATCACAGATTCCTTTGTCAGGCTCTCTCTACACATGATGCTTCCAATGGCAAAAGGAGTTAGCCCTCTTTGCGCTCCCTTCTGCAGAAGCATGGTGGATACACGGAGAATGCGAGCACATTCAAGAGACAGATCCCACCCGTAGAATCTAAGGAGAGCAATGTCTTCTTCCGCATCCAATGATTTTATGTACTCAACAGTGCTAGCAGAGAAAGGCTGGCGAGCTTGCGGCCAGTACAGCCACTCAAACGTGCAA
This window of the Diospyros lotus cultivar Yz01 chromosome 5, ASM1463336v1, whole genome shotgun sequence genome carries:
- the LOC127802589 gene encoding uncharacterized protein LOC127802589, which encodes MQKSIQCHPIFSFFSPSSLTLFLFLAFSLPPCTYDESRDIEMHEPPYHRTPERGSRNLASCMVATVFLLFLITAGTTVFFFLFKPKNPRIAVEAVQLPTFSSSNGTANFTFFQYVSVTNPNRDAFTHYDSSLRLLHSGRQVGLVFIPAGQIDGGRTQRMSAKFDVERYPLPLGSGGGGGDQKMMMMEIETRMEVSGRVRVLRLLTHRVESRARCRVAVEVRGGGGSVLALHC